In a genomic window of Drosophila takahashii strain IR98-3 E-12201 chromosome 3L, DtakHiC1v2, whole genome shotgun sequence:
- the GXIVsPLA2 gene encoding group XIIA secretory phospholipase A2, translating to MQFSWMKVAIYLLTFLTYAYSGYGSSTIVHLRDAIIAAEAIFGDVFKNMIVLVRKFRTVHEVFDAAVDENCVYQCPAPDIGGPAPRAVQNKFYTPTADGCGSLGLRISTDYLPAKEMETCCNDHDICYDTCNSDKELCDLDFKRCLYKHCDSYEKSIASDLMVKGCKAAAKMLFTGTLTLGCRSYLDSQQRSCYCAPAKSSSYNGNKQSNSRERQQRQKYGWKDRNEI from the exons ATGCAGTTCTCCTGGATGAAGGTGGCCATATACCTTCTCACTTTCCTCACATACGCATATTCCGGATACGGATCCAGCACGATAGTTCAT CTAAGGGATGCCATTATAGCGGCCGAGGCAATATTTGGTGACGTGTTCAAGAACATGATAGTTCTGGTGCGCAAATTTCGCACGGTTCATGAGGTTTTCGATGCGGCTGTGGACGAGAATTGCGTTTACCAATGCCCCGCTCCGGATATTGGAGGACCAG CCCCTCGGGCGGTTCAGAATAAGTTCTATACCCCAACCGCCGATGGCTGTGGATCCCTGGGTCTGCGTATCAGTACGGACTATCTGCCGGCCAAGGAGATGGAGACCTGTTGCAACGACCACGACATCTGCTATGACACCTGCAACAGCGATAAGGAGTTGTGTGACCTTGATTTTAAGAGATGCCTCTACAAACACTGTGATAGCTATGAAAAGTCCATAGCCAGCGATCTTATGGTAAAAGGGTGCAAAGCGGCGGCAAAGATGCTGTTTACCGGCACTTTGACCCTGGGATGCAGGTCCTATTTGGACTCCCAGCAAAGGTCCTGCTATTGTGCTCCTGCCAAGAGCTCCTCCTACAATGGCAACAAACAGAGCAACAGCAGGGAGAGACAACAGCGCCAAAAGTATGGATGGAAGGATCGGAACGAGATATAG
- the elgi gene encoding E3 ubiquitin-protein ligase NRDP1: protein MGYDVNRFQGEVDEELTCPICSGVLEDPLQAVMCEHAFCRGCINEWLTRQPTCPVDRNALTTANLRAVPRILRNLLSRLSITCDNAPYGCTAVLKLDAYNSHLEECIHNPKRPFPCEKGCGFDIPKDELKDHNCVRELRTLIVKQTEKMGELKSELTDQQLTINELKRELQLFKDFMRAMRVSNPAMRAIADQMERDEVIRWSSTLPRARVTRWGGMISTPDDALQLMIKRALSESGCPPHILDSLMEFCHERRWPRGLSSLETRQTNRRIYDNYVCRRIPGKQAVLVLSCDNLHMTEDVMIDPGLVMIFAHGIE, encoded by the exons ATGGGCTACGACGTGAATCGCTTTCAGGGGGAGGTGGACGAGGAGCTCACCTGTCCCATCTGCTCGGGAGTGCTGGAGGATCCGCTGcag GCCGTGATGTGTGAGCACGCCTTCTGTCGCGGATGTATTAATGAGTGGCTAACCCGCCAGCCCACATGTCCAGTGGATCGCAACGCCCTCACGACCGCCAATCTGCGCGCAGTGCCTCGCATATTGCGCAACCTACTGTCCAG ACTGTCAATTACCTGTGACAATGCGCCCTACGGCTGCACGGCTGTCCTAAAGCTGGATGCCTACAACTCCCATCTGGAGGAGTGCATCCACAATCCGAAGCGCCCGTTTCCCTGCGAGAAGGGCTGCGGCTTCGACATACCCAAGGACGAGCTGAAGGATCACAACTGCGTCCGGGAGCTGCGCACTTTGATCGTCAAGCAGACGGAGAAGATGGGCGAGCTGAAATCGGAGCTAACCGACCAGCAGCTAACCATCAACGAACTGAAGCGGGAATTGCAGCTATTCAAGGACTTTATGCGTGCCATGCGCGTCTCCAATCCTGCGATGCGGGCCATAGCCGACCAGATGGAGCGCGACGAGGTGATCCGCTGGAGCAGCACACTGCCGCGGGCCAGGGTCACGCGCTGGGGGGGAATGATCTCTACGCCCGACGACGCCCTGCAGCTCATGATCAAGCGCGCTCTGTCCGAGTCGGGTTGTCCGCCACACATCCTGGATAGTCTTATGGAGTTCTGCCACGAGCGACGTTGGCCACGCGGCCTCAGTTCGCTGGAGACGCGACAGACCAACCGTAGAATCTACGACAACTACGTGTGTCGACGCATTCCAG GCAAGCAAGCTGTGCTCGTTCTGAGCTGCGATAACCTTCACATGACTGAGGACGTCATGATCGATCCTGGCCTGGTCATGATCTTCGCCCATGGCATCGAGTAA